Sequence from the Xenorhabdus nematophila ATCC 19061 genome:
CACAAATTTTTACCGGCCAGAGTTGCGCTATTGTTGGTACATCGGGTTCGGGTAAAAGCACATTATTGAATATCCTCGGTCTGCTGGATAAACCCACCTCCGGAAAATATTTTCTTTGCGGTGTTGATATGTCAACAGCAGATAATGACCTTCGTGCCAGAATGCGCAATAAAGAAATTGGTTTTGTTTTTCAGAGTTTTCATTTGCTGCCCGGAATGACCGCAACGGAAAACGTCGCACTACCACTGCTTTACCGCGGAGTTTCTGCTTCTCAATCCCATAAAATTGCCAGAGAAAAATTACATTGGGTAGGGCTTTCTCATCGCGCAGAGCATTATCCGGCGGATCTCTCCGGCGGGCAGCGCCAACGGGTGGCACTCGCCAGAGCATTAGTCGGAGAACCTTCACTGCTACTGGCTGATGAACCTACCGGAAATCTGGATCAACAAACCGCAGAAGAAATCTTGTTGTTGCTTTCATCTCTTCACACAGAAAACGCGATGACGCTGGTCGTCATAACC
This genomic interval carries:
- a CDS encoding ABC transporter ATP-binding protein codes for the protein MAPVNSIQPTSLISPVINMRQLTRIYQHGEKNPIPVLNGITAQIFTGQSCAIVGTSGSGKSTLLNILGLLDKPTSGKYFLCGVDMSTADNDLRARMRNKEIGFVFQSFHLLPGMTATENVALPLLYRGVSASQSHKIAREKLHWVGLSHRAEHYPADLSGGQRQRVALARALVGEPSLLLADEPTGNLDQQTAEEILLLLSSLHTENAMTLVVITHDAMVANHMQRELRMVDGQLHEFRGVAIHDR